TACAAAGCAAAAGTCGGAGGATCTTGAGGGATAGAAGATATTTAGGTTAACCGGCCAGCTTctacgtctttctttttttttctcaaacactAGGAATTCTGCTGTTCACGCTCGGGGCCTTCAGTAGTTACttcaataaacataattatttgaGTATTTGGGATGTTTGTAAAATTAGGTTGCAAAAAGCAAGATTAACAGTAATATTTGCagcctttactcactctctctctcacatacgcacacgcacacacacaaatgtacgcCCAGACGAAAATGTTGGCAAATGTACACAAGATTCTCCTTGATAACTTAATATAAGCAAAACTTGGCTTCCActttaaaaaagtgaataaaaatgtgAAGACACACATTAgccttgaacttttttttttatagaagaaaTGCATAAAGAAACCACACTGTTTCTTTTGATAACAGGTAAAGTTGACTACATATTAATCAACTCCCGCATATGACTCATCAGCTTATCTTGATGTATGTTTGTTGACTCAAGTAATGGGCTGAAAATCTTCAagatacttttttattctttaattaaaCTCCTGGGAATTTAAAGCTCTCAGTTGCTACCTGTACATGTGggtaaaataacacacaaaatcactttttattttctttaatacatTAGGTCACATAAATTATATTGTATCCTGGAtgagattttaataataacatccTGAAGTATAAAAAGTAATCAGCAAACATAATTTTCTTATGTAAAAACATCAAGTCgtaattttccttcattttctacaAAGTATGTCATGTCTGCCAGTGTCTGCTCCACCATAGCCTCCTCACAACGCTCATGCATCTGTTGATTAAAATGAAAGATATGtgtaaatgcaaatataaaaacaaaaaacaaacaccacaaaaagtaATATCTTATTCATCTCTAAAAGAAAGATTAAATCATTGAGatattttctctgtttcctaATATGAAAGCATATACTCATAAAGCCATTGGCACTAATTACCCTACTTTATCATAACTGGTCAAATGAATTAAGAGAGATGTGAGAACAGGTCTATCTGTATCTATGATTACaacaaaataaacttttttatggCAATCCTTTCCATTCATATCCAATTCCATACTCTAGAGCTAAAATTTACAAATTAAGAAGCAGAAACAATTACCCCTCTGAATTCTGGTTCCTTGGGTGGATGCTTGAAATCTGGTCCAAAGTTGACAGACACTGTAATATTTCGATAGAGGGACACAGCTGGATAATATGTACCACCATAGATGTCTTGGAAAGCCTCACCTATACATTTGCCAtttctgtaaaataatttttgattaaaTGATCAACCAgcgtaatgataaatatattttggtaGTAATACCCATaatatttaaacaaacacacaagcaagcaaaagGACACCTACTTCTCTTAATATGAAACCTCACATGCTTATGATTGTCTCCTTGTGTAACTGTTTTGGTAATTTGAgttcatatttttcataaattgttTTTGATAATGTACATGGTATCTATGCAATGACATATAAAGCTTATGTATAAATACtgtcttccttaaaaaaaaaaaaaaataataataataatttacaaccaggtacaaacacaaaaaaatattcttgGAATTTATTGAAGATGAGAAACTATAGAGGTAAGGCCTTGCCCCAAAACACAACTTTTTTCCCTGTGATGAGTATTTATATAAGGCTAAATATTATTGCAACTAATAAGACTAAGTAAAGAAAGCTTTAAAATCTTAATAGAGGACACATATTTCTAAACATTGATGGATTTTCTAAACAGATATCAAGATACATTCAACACAAAGCTACAATTGCATGTATGTAAAGAGTTCCATTGTTGTTGCATTTTAGCATAATTTGAActacatatatgattattaaatttatatactaaCTGATATTTTACTGCTTTTGATGTATATGATAGTTGCagataaatttttaatgtttttcctttattgGTATAAAGCAGACttgtggggaaattttaaatgctACAAaaactgtctttctctctcatttcttttacatatatacgtatttcctcaatattttatttatatacagtatatctggGAACATTTTAATTAAGTGTGCATTGAAAATCTGATGTAGCTACAAAAGGAGTATGGATAATGAAAAGAGTAAAACTAAAGTTCCTAAGAAACACAGATTTTCactataaaaaatgttatatcaCATTTCCCTTGTATGAAAACATCATCAACTTACTTGTAGAACAGAATTTTGGATCCTTTGAGAGCTTTGAGGTTTTTGATAGCCTCAGGAAGGTCATCTTTATCCTCGTAGTACAGATGGGAGCGAAACTTGACCAAAGGCTGGAGGgagatattagcattattaggaGAATAAGTATAGATTGTGTTCCATTTGGCACTACTAATGTATCACTCCCTGTAGTTCAATAGCTCTTTCTATAGACATGGCTTATCAAtctatattactaaaaaaaatgggaaaacaaatTAAATGTAACAGAGAAAAAACTCTCCACAAAGAGTAAACTAAcaacatgtaaaaagaaagaaaaagaaaaagaaaaagaaaaagaaatagaaaaagaaaagaaaaaaaaaagagaaaagaaagaaagaaagaaagaaagaaagagagaaaaaagaaaaggtcacCTTGCAAGTAGCATTGTGACTAATAAACATGGGAAAAAATATCTCAAAATCAATTGTGGATTTCgtaaatattaattttgatactAGGTATAAATCCTACCTTATCTTTATAAGTGGGAGGGAAGCGGGAAACAGGATTTTTTTCTGGTAACTTTATCATGATTCCCAATACATCCCCCTCTGTGAAGCCTGTATCTGCATAGTGCTTCCCTCTTGACTCATGGAAAACTGTTCCTTTTCTGAGAAATAATTTCACACCTTCACTAAAAAtgttctaaatctaaatctaaaaaaaaaaaattaataataataataataatttcatttccaAATATTTCATTAACTCTGTCCAAATAATATCCTACTTTATTGACAGACAACCAACTAAGCTAATACATACAACTGGAAAATAATCCACAAGAAAATCATTCCCTGTGCTTTACACTAAACTTGATGAAAATGTAAGACAGCAGCCATGGGGAAAGCCTTATTCCATTCTAATACCATTCTAAAGGTTGGTATCCCCACTCACCTTGATCTCCAGGAGTAACCAAACTTATCATAGCCAAGGGGTGCCTGAAGGTTGGCAAGCTGCTGACACCATCCAAGTCGCGTGTGGGAGCCTTCAGGTTGGTCTTCTATCGTACACTCCCAGTACCAGGTTCCTCGGCTCACTCCTGCCAGATCCAACATCACAGATTATGAATTTTTCAGGAGGGAAAAGTGAAGCTTGCCATACTTACAAAGGTTACAGATGCTGCCAGTCACTGATTATATTTATACCTAACGATTAACAAATAATAGCGActctagaaaaataaaatagtatcaaCTTGTCTGtgaaattatatgaatacataaatttaGCAGACATTACTcatgtgtttataaaaatattcaatGAAATGGTAGCTAAGCATGTTAGGGCATATGAACTGTCAATTTAACTAAACTAAGCccttatatatatggattatctaGCTACAGCAAcaatttttatgattttgcaagaaaagacaaaacaagacaataataaaaagaaacaccaatttcaatcataaaaaataaaaataaaaatcagccaACACATTCTATTGTGGAACAATGAATAGCTACAGCTGACAAATATgaacaaattaaacaaataattatgaaaggaaaaaacatacACTAAAACTACATtcagttccatatatatatggagaataaTACAGGAATTCCACAGAATATGTATACaggtggtagaaaaacccacaatacaaaaactagtttttgtattgaggGTTTCTCTATCACagtattttaccattcatgtatATAGGTACAACTAGATAGTAGATCAGAAACAAATCACAAAGTAGGTACTCACCTGCCCACACTCTAATTAACAtcgataacatatatagatagcagctcctctcattcctcctacCATATTGCTCCAAGATGAGTTTTCATATACCCAGAGATGGGAGCTAAGAGTTTATCAAATAGACtctaaataattcaaaaataagtGTTGTGGTAAATCTGTCTAATAAGTAACTAGTCATTTACACATCCCATCACTAAAAAAATTAGTTTGTAAAATTTTATGGATGTTTCTGTTATTGCAACATTCAGCACTTGAAAAAATAGATATCAGTAGAAAAGTAAATTGTCTGTCAAAACAAACTATACCACCCCATATGTTTGCTAtgagaaaataatcatataaagtgTAGCATTATGAAAAGAAACATGTGATTTCAGCCTTGCACATAAACTCAGAGAGGTTCATTTCAACTTTGTCTGCATAAAACTTTTGCATGAAAAATCCTACCATTagtaacaataaaacagtaattcTAACTCACTAACCTTCACTTTCTACCAGTAACAGGCCAATACTAAAATGGctaaatgtaaatgaaaacacATTTGGTTTTGCTTATACAGAAATCAAAGTTAGTTCCATATCCTGTTTGAGAAACAATGTTTgagactaaagaaaaagaaaaaagaaagaaaaaaaaaaataaataaataaaggcataCACTGTTAGTAGATTGTAACACAAGCCATTCTTTGTACACTAGGTAAttgagaagagaaataaacataGTCGCAATTTGACTGAAGTCACGAGCTTTTCACCAAACCCtgaattatcattaatgttattagctGTACTACAGATAACATACAGTGATGCCATGGGATAATTATGCTGCACTGTGAATGGCATGTTGTGATGCCATGGTACATTTGGTTTGTACCATGGATGGTATTTAATGATGTACTGTAAATGGCATCTGATGATACCAAGGTGCAATTCAGCCACATGGTGAACTTTGGCATAATTCAGCTGAAGAAATGTCATATGGCATCTTCTATATGCTCCATAAAAGTTAAGCCAGTAGTAAAGTTTAAGCCTGATTTCAAATATGCATGTGCAATGGCAGCATCCAGGATTAAATATAATTCACCTACGAACCAGGTTTTACTTTTAAGCTCAAAGATTAATCCTGCACATGCGCACCGATCATGTATTGATACATCATGATGtcatcaactccatagaaaagatggagttgagttgccattaatattcataaaaaacattttcatgtcaaatatgtatgtgaaaatccatcaatatacatttttataaggtGTGGGATATTCAAACTGAAGACCTAACTCttaacattgaaaagaaaaatgaaaagaaaatcccacagagaactcccgagtttacagacacagaaaaggcaatgttatttcctggttggaaaaacattcccaatgtattcaatatattaatcaaataaaaaagaaagcttttactaacatcacgattaggtttcaaattcaaagtaaaaacgTTGTGATTCTTAAAACTAAAGTAACTTAAAACTGCatggatctctctttctctctctctctctctctctctctctctctctctctctctctctctctctctctctctctctctctctctctctctctctctctctctctctctcacacaaacacacacacacacacacacacacacacacacacacacacacacacacacacacacacacacacacacacacacacacacacacacacacctctctctctctctctctctctctctctctctctctctctctctctctctctctctctctctctctctctctctctctttcttacttacttacttacctacCCTCCTTCATTTCAGCTGTCTATAATATCTATAAGCtatttgaagatatatatatataaatatatatatatatatatatataatatatatatatatatatatatatatatatatatatatatatatatatgtatatatatatatatgtatatatatatatatatatgcatgatataataCTAGCATTTATACATACTTGTGTATAGTATGAAGCTTGTAGAGGGTGAATGTTAATTGCCAATACTCAGATACATGTAAAACAGCAGGTTTACTGATAATCACATTGACTCATGATCCTGgcagtgtgtcttgcatcttTTGTGCAACTATTGTGGATTTAGATTAATTTTAATCCAGAATTAACTTTCATGACGCGAACAGAAGATGCCTACAGGCACCACAGGGATTACATATTATGCTGCAGGTTCAGTCATCCACATGCTGCATTGTGGATATAACTAGCAGAATTTGACCTCAGATTAATTTTTTCTGACTTTTGATAATGATAGGTAAACATCCAATACAGTCTATCAAAACCACTAAACTAGCCTGTCTGGCTCTCCAAACAGCCAGTGGGCAATAACAGGTCCATCTTTGAGGCCAGACAGCTGTTTAGGCATACCATGGTGCATGTATtagtcacaaaaattttttttttgctttgtgatAATGTAAATCAAtgtataattaaaagaaataaattgaagaaataataaatagtaaataagcagaataacaatataagtgAAGTTTCTACAAACCGTGAGTTGCTCTGATGAGGCAGTATCCCTTGTCTCCTGTTACTGCCAGCCGGTCATCAGCAGTGCGGAGCTGAGGTGCACGGTCATGGAGAGCCAGAAGGACAGCCCCTGGACTTAGGGCACGGTAAAGCCACCCAGGAATAGGTTTGCCTGCCCAGTCACTACTCTCATCAAACTCTTGTCTGTAAAGTTCCAATGTATAAACTTTATGTTTCTTGTATTATAACTGTAGCTATTCATATGCCAAGGAAAAATTagcatataaaatacaaacacatatacttgCTAGTCCCTTGACAATTGCacttgtgtgtgtaaaagtatggaTCTTCAGACAGatgtatattgatacatacagATGCAAAATACCCATCAATCCAAAGTATCATGCTGAAACTTCATGCTATAGGAGAGTAATGTCATCCCCTTATACTCCTACCTAAAAGGTGCATGAGGATCTGGCTCTGCAAGAATGTATCTATAACCATCTCTGTTGAAGGGGTGGTCAACAGGGTATCCATGCAACTTGGGCGCAGGCATGTCCCCACGCGCCTTCTTGTTGCCGGCAGTTGTGTCTGGCATTTTCCGCTTGGCTCCCCGCCCCTTGCCACTTGTCTGCTGTTGAGCTGTGTGAGAGGAGCCACCAACGTGAAATCTGTATTAGTGCATATAGTCATATTACTCCAATCCCTGGAGTAATCAAATATTCAATGCAAAAACATAtcaatttcttttaattattcataaCTGTTAGTTTTGGTTAAGAGCTTTAATGCAGTGGCAATCAagcaaataataaatagattgatgTGTGAGAAAAAAGACAATTAACCATACTGCATTATTTCACAAAACAGCTTTGAGTGTGCTAGAAACTGACATGCAACTGAATGCAAACATGCAACAACATCAGCAATTACATTAAAATACTTCTTGCCATCTCTGATCAGTTATGAAAACAGTTAAAGCACAAATTAATAGTACCAGCTGTCATACCTATCAAATATGTTAATGCTAAAAAGCAATACATATTAGGGTGTTAATCCatctattattcaaaaatatccaATAATCATTGTTACAGTGAAAAAGACAATTTCTTGTAGGACAATTTTCCAAAAAGTGAATGTCATCACCCCTAATTCCCCAGGAAAATAAGCAGGTTTATGAAAATCACATAATCAAACTGTATAAAGGCCCTTTCTATTATGATCTTCACAGTCACCTTACCCCAGGAATCTgaaatcaaataatgaaaataaattcttGTGTCTACCAGTTATCAGCTCCTGTGCCTACTTCTAGTGTAAGATGCAAGACAATATGACAATATTCTCTCCTTTACTAGATGCTCTTTGATACTTACTTATACTACATATTATCtacatgaaaaattaataaaattaagaaaactgAATGTGAAATAACTTTTCATGCACATGGCAAGCTATGACCAAGCTACCTTAATACTGACTGCATAACATTGACACAAACGATGAAAAAAGCAGTCGCTACACTTTACCGGCAATGATTAACTGTCTAAGGgggaaattatacatataaatggacaTATACTTAATACTACATAGTTATGAAGCTGATTAGTTTTATCAACTTTCTTTTCTACAAGGCATTCTGAATATATTCTACCCTGTGTCTCAAAACACTTGtgcccaaaatacacacacatacatatgaattcaACCATTCTTGTAAACATATGAAGAAGTCTTTGCTTATGCAGACACACAGATAAGATTAAACATcaagaaataagtatataaagaCACTCTTAGGCATCAATGAGTTATTGGTGAATGCATTTCCTGTAACCTAATATTCTGAGGTGAACCAAAGACAGACCCTGTGCTTATCCAACTGTATTCAACACctataataacatacaaaaataaaagtgttAAAGGTAATACTCTTTTGCCAATAGGGCATACAGGTGCTCACATCTagcaattatcataaaaaatagaaagttacaatatcacaaataacaaaaataaataaaacttcaacaaaaacaaaatagctaTCCACATTACTGGAAACAGTAATAAACACATCAACCATGCATACATTCCTGTATTAACCTCCTCACATCCACAAAAGTGTGCCCAACCTCAACATTTCAGTCACACTCCTCAACAGAATCCACTTTAACTATTCAAACAGAGACAGCAATGCTGCAACATGTCAAAGACAGCTAAAAATTTCAAATGTTCCTAATTAAAACTCCTGCCAGCTTTTGATGCTAAAATACTTCTGTGTCACTTTATATGCTGTTATCACCATTTCCTATGCCTAAATCACGTAAATgcagaatgaggggaaaaggaaatttggcAGCATTCAATTTGTTGgtaaaagaaatggagaaaaggatAATTAATAAGttaaaaaggaaatatgagaaaaaataggaaagaaaagaagcagagcCCGTCTTTATAGATATAAGATCTAGTACAGATTGCTTTTAATTGTGCTTCCTGAATGTCAACACTTTGGTGCACAGTGAAATACATCACATGCATGATATGAATTTTACTCAGatgtttaaaaatggaaaaaaaagaaagggaagaaaataaagaaggaaagag
This genomic interval from Penaeus monodon isolate SGIC_2016 chromosome 37, NSTDA_Pmon_1, whole genome shotgun sequence contains the following:
- the LOC119596371 gene encoding set1/Ash2 histone methyltransferase complex subunit ASH2-like isoform X2, producing MDYDSDDNEVIESATVDLGEKGGLSSCGYCGKLRNLVIVELMCWQCGSWFHESCITYQLGKLVPFMLNYTFTCKNCSTNGVESFKKTQAQLRDMCVTALANLQQQAMAKEKESRSGPYLFSLQRDIIPFLEQHWEALTTAARRTTQSWHATLQRILMKEVDSSFAVEETRKSGEPGPHHPFFGLLTSDLTLIRPIADTPAQQQTSGKGRGAKRKMPDTTAGNKKARGDMPAPKLHGYPVDHPFNRDGYRYILAEPDPHAPFRQEFDESSDWAGKPIPGWLYRALSPGAVLLALHDRAPQLRTADDRLAVTGDKGYCLIRATHGVSRGTWYWECTIEDQPEGSHTRLGWCQQLANLQAPLGYDKFGYSWRSRKGTVFHESRGKHYADTGFTEGDVLGIMIKLPEKNPVSRFPPTYKDKPLVKFRSHLYYEDKDDLPEAIKNLKALKGSKILFYKNGKCIGEAFQDIYGGTYYPAVSLYRNITVSVNFGPDFKHPPKEPEFRGMHERCEEAMVEQTLADMTYFVENEGKLRLDVFT
- the LOC119596371 gene encoding set1/Ash2 histone methyltransferase complex subunit ASH2-like isoform X1 — translated: MDYDSDDNEVIESATVDLGEKGGLSSCGYCGKLRNLVIVELMCWQCGSWFHESCITYQLGKLVPFMLNYTFTCKNCSTNGVESFKKTQAQLRDMCVTALANLQQQAMAKEKESRSGPYLFSLQRDIIPFLEQHWEALTTAARRTTQSWHATLQRILMKEVDSSFAVEETRKSGEPGPHHPFFGLLTSDLTLIRPIADTPGGWRSPLSGSSQQQTSGKGRGAKRKMPDTTAGNKKARGDMPAPKLHGYPVDHPFNRDGYRYILAEPDPHAPFRQEFDESSDWAGKPIPGWLYRALSPGAVLLALHDRAPQLRTADDRLAVTGDKGYCLIRATHGVSRGTWYWECTIEDQPEGSHTRLGWCQQLANLQAPLGYDKFGYSWRSRKGTVFHESRGKHYADTGFTEGDVLGIMIKLPEKNPVSRFPPTYKDKPLVKFRSHLYYEDKDDLPEAIKNLKALKGSKILFYKNGKCIGEAFQDIYGGTYYPAVSLYRNITVSVNFGPDFKHPPKEPEFRGMHERCEEAMVEQTLADMTYFVENEGKLRLDVFT